CGGCTCGACGACGACCGCCTCGACAGCCTGCCCGGTGACCGGCTCGACGACCGGCTCGACAGCCGGCTCGGTGTCCGGCTCGGCCGCCAGCAGTCCCTCGATGACCGCCACGACGGGGTCGACGTCGACCGCCGGGTCGGTGTCGCGCCCCGTGCGCTCGATCCCCTCGAGCAGCGCGCGGACGGTGTCGACCATCGAGAGCAGTCCCTCGGCGATCGGAGGCGTCATCACGACCTCCCCGTCGCGCAGCCGCGACAGCAGGGTCTCCCCGACGTGGGTCAGCTGCTCCAGCCGGTTGAAGGCGAGGAAGCCGCTGGTCCCCTTGATGGTGTGGATCGTGCGGAAGATGCTCGACAGCCGCTCCCGCGAGTCGGGCTGCTGCTCGAGCTCGACCAGGTCCCGGTCGAGCTGGTCCAGGTTCTCGTGGGACTCCACGAGGAACTCGGCGATGATCTCGGCGTCGTCGTCCATCCGCGCCTCCCTTCAGGCTCGTCCACCCATCGGCCCTCGGCAGGGCCGGGTGAGGCGAGTCAAGAGAGTTGGGACCTAGTCCCGGAGCGCGGGGGGAGGGACTCCGCGATCAGCTGCGCGAGCGGAGGGCCTGGCTGAGGGAGGCGACGGCGTCCTCGGGCGGCGAGGCGGCGTCGGCGTTGGCGTCGGCGAGCTCGGCGAGGAGCTCGGCGCGGTGGACGGCCACCGAGCGGGGCGCGTCGATGCCGATGCGTACGACGTCGCCGCGGACCTCGAGGACGGTGACCGTGACGGCCTCGGGCGAGCCGCCGCCGATGACGACGCTTTCGCCGATGCGACGCGAGAGAACCAGCACGTGGTGAGGCTATCGCGTCCGGCGGCGCGTCATGCGACCAACGGTGCGGCGAGGGGCAGGTCGGCGTCGTCGAGGATCACCTGGCTGGCGCGGCGGGTGGCCGGGTTGACCACGAGCGGGGCGCGCAGGTTGACCGTGGTGTCGGCGAGGGTCGCGCCGGCGCGGACGACGAGCAGCACGAGCACGTCGGCGGCCGACGACTCGTCGATGCCGAGCTCGGTCGCGGTGTCGTCGTCGAGGTCGAGCGCGTAGTCCGGGTAGAACGGCGCCGGCGGGACGACCACGAACTGCAGGTCCTGGCTGTCGAGGGAGCGGAAGCCGTGGAGCACGCCGTCGTCGTCGAGGCGGACCAGGGCGAACCGGGCGTCGTCGGGGAACCCGGGCATCGGGTGGGCGAGCTCGATGACGGGAAGGTCCATGCGCTCGATCATCGCAGGAAGTCCAGCAGGCTGGGCTGCATGACGCGCGAGGTCGCGGCGAGGGCCGCCTGGTAGGCGACCTCCTGCATCTTCAGGTGCACGGTCGTGTCGGCGAGGTCGGCGTTCTCGATCGAGCTGAGGTTGTTCGCCAGCGACATCTTGGCGTCGTCGGCGGCCTGCGCCGACTGCTCGATGCGCTGGTACCGGGTGCCGGCCGCGGCGCGGACGCCGGTGACGGTGTTCTCCCGCGTGCGGAGCACGTCGATCGAGGCGGTGATGCCCGCCGTGTCGCCCGAGCGCAGCGCGGTGGCGAGGGCGTCGAGCTCGGCGAAGACCGAAGCGGCGCCGTCGCCGAAGACGGTGCGGCCGTCGACGTCGACCTGGACGACCACGTCGTCGGCGACGCGTCGGTTGACCGCGCCGGCGACGCCGACCCAGCTGCCCGTGCTGTCGTAGGCCTGGCCGCCGGCGGTGACGCCGCCGAAGACCGGCCGCTCGAGGTACGACGCGTTGGCCTGGCCGAGCAGCTGCTCGCGGACCCCGTCGATCTCGATCGCCAGTGCGTCGCGGGCCTGCTGCCCCATCGCACCGGTGTTGGCGCCCTGCAGCGCGAGGTCCCGCGCCCGGCGTACCGAGGTCGTGACCGCGTCGAGCGTGCTGTCGACCTGGGTCAGCCAGCCGAGGCCGTCCTGGGCGTTGCGGGCGTACTGGCCCTGGTCGGAGACCGAGGTCCGGATCCGCATCGCGGCGGTGGTGCCGGTCGGGTTGTCGGAGGGCCGGTTGATGACCCGCCCGGTCGAGAGCTGCTCCTGCAGCGACGCCATGTGGCCGAGGTTGCGCTGCAGGTTCGCCAGCGAGCCCTCGGTGAGCATCCGCTGGGTCACGCGTCCGATCGTCATGTGGCTGTCCCCTAGCGGCCGACCAGGCCGGTGCGGTTGATGAGCGTGTCGAGGACCTCGTCGATCGTGGTCATCAGCCGCGCCGCCGCCTCGTAGGCCCGCTGCGCGGAGACCATGTTGACCGTCTCCTCGTCGAGGTTGACGCCCGCCTGCTGCTCGCGAGCGTCGTCGAGGGCGCCGGAGAGCGACGTCTGGTTTGCCGTACGGCGATCCAGCGCCGCCACGTCCGTCCCGAGGCCGTTGACCAGGCGCTGGTAGGCGTCCGGATAGGTGCCGACCCGGCTGAGCAGGTCGGCGTTGGCGCCGTCCAGCGCCCCGCCGCCGACGCTGGACGCGGCGAGCTTCGAGGGGTCGGTGATCGCGACCTGCAGACTGGCGGCGCCGACCAGCGGGTCGTAGCTGAACAGCGGCGCACCCGCGGCGCCGCTGGCGTCGAAGCCCGCTGCCTGCTGGGCGTTGACGGAAGCGGCGAGGTCGGCGGCGACGGCGTCCAGACCGGCGCGGTACGCCGGCAGCGTGGTCGTGAGCACCTCGGTGACCGCACCCAGCTCACCGCCGGGACCGGCCGAGCCGGACGGGAGCACGGTGCTCCCCCAGGTCGCGTCGATCCGGTAGCTGATCGGCGAGCCGTCGGCGTCGCCGGTCGGGGTGATGCCGGAGGCGAGCACGAAGGTTCCGGCCTCCTTGCCCTGGACCAGCGCGGTGCCCGCGACGGTGACGGTGAACTGGCCGTCGGGCTGGACGGTCGTGACGCCGCCGGTGAGCTCTGCGAGGCGGGTCGCCAGCACGTCGCGACGGTCGCGCAGCACGCCCGCGTCGGTGCCGTTCTGCTCGGTGACGAGGATGTCGTGGTTGAGCGCCGCCAGGCCCGAGGCGGCGGTGTTGACCTCGCTGACCAGGTTGGTGGCGTGCACCCGTTGGTCGGCCTCCTCGCCCGCGACGTTGGCGACCTGGCCGCGCAGGGCCTGGGCGAGGGTCTCGGCGCGGCCGAGCACCTGCTGCCGGGCGGCGGTGCCGCCGGGGTTCAGCGAGAGGTCCTGCCAGGCGTTGCGGAGGTCGAGCATCGCGGCGTGCACGCCGTTGGGGCCGGGCTCGCCGACGCCGTCCTCGACCCGGGCCAGGATCGTGCGGCTGGTGGAGAGGTAGGAGAGCAGGCCGTGCTCGCGGCGTACCCGGGAGTCCAGGAGCGGGTCGGTCATCCGGCGTACCTCACCGACGGCGACGCCCTCGCCGTGGCCGTCGTAGCGCGACCAGAGCGCGGCCTGTGCACTGCTGACCGATGCACCCACCACGCGGCGGCGGACGTAGCCGTCGGTGCCGGCGTTGG
The genomic region above belongs to Nocardioides sp. QY071 and contains:
- the flgK gene encoding flagellar hook-associated protein FlgK — encoded protein: MVGSFGSINTALSGLRYNQVALDVAGNNIANAGTDGYVRRRVVGASVSSAQAALWSRYDGHGEGVAVGEVRRMTDPLLDSRVRREHGLLSYLSTSRTILARVEDGVGEPGPNGVHAAMLDLRNAWQDLSLNPGGTAARQQVLGRAETLAQALRGQVANVAGEEADQRVHATNLVSEVNTAASGLAALNHDILVTEQNGTDAGVLRDRRDVLATRLAELTGGVTTVQPDGQFTVTVAGTALVQGKEAGTFVLASGITPTGDADGSPISYRIDATWGSTVLPSGSAGPGGELGAVTEVLTTTLPAYRAGLDAVAADLAASVNAQQAAGFDASGAAGAPLFSYDPLVGAASLQVAITDPSKLAASSVGGGALDGANADLLSRVGTYPDAYQRLVNGLGTDVAALDRRTANQTSLSGALDDAREQQAGVNLDEETVNMVSAQRAYEAAARLMTTIDEVLDTLINRTGLVGR
- a CDS encoding flagellin yields the protein MTIGRVTQRMLTEGSLANLQRNLGHMASLQEQLSTGRVINRPSDNPTGTTAAMRIRTSVSDQGQYARNAQDGLGWLTQVDSTLDAVTTSVRRARDLALQGANTGAMGQQARDALAIEIDGVREQLLGQANASYLERPVFGGVTAGGQAYDSTGSWVGVAGAVNRRVADDVVVQVDVDGRTVFGDGAASVFAELDALATALRSGDTAGITASIDVLRTRENTVTGVRAAAGTRYQRIEQSAQAADDAKMSLANNLSSIENADLADTTVHLKMQEVAYQAALAATSRVMQPSLLDFLR
- a CDS encoding carbon storage regulator; the protein is MLVLSRRIGESVVIGGGSPEAVTVTVLEVRGDVVRIGIDAPRSVAVHRAELLAELADANADAASPPEDAVASLSQALRSRS
- a CDS encoding flagellar assembly protein FliW, whose protein sequence is MDLPVIELAHPMPGFPDDARFALVRLDDDGVLHGFRSLDSQDLQFVVVPPAPFYPDYALDLDDDTATELGIDESSAADVLVLLVVRAGATLADTTVNLRAPLVVNPATRRASQVILDDADLPLAAPLVA